In Periplaneta americana isolate PAMFEO1 chromosome 4, P.americana_PAMFEO1_priV1, whole genome shotgun sequence, one DNA window encodes the following:
- the Dhdds gene encoding dehydrodolichyl diphosphate synthase complex subunit DHDDS: protein MSWIRDSTLNWVQFLCVKVVKCGKVPRHVAFIMDGNRRYAKKNKVQKAEGHSQGFDKLAETLQWCLDLGIPEVTVYAFSIENFKRSQEEVDGLMELARQKFQRLLDEKDKLMENGVCIRVIGNLSLLPYDVQKLIAEAMILTKENNKAFLNVAFAYTAREEIAQAVRTVVSGVERGVLQLSDVSQQLLSNCLYTSTSPDPDLLIRTSGEVRLSDFLLWQVSCSCLYFTDVLWPEFSVWHLLAAVIKYQRSYAQLAAVQHAENVAGGALTEHAGLFHKQLVAGRLASLEEACRAAA from the exons ATGTCTTGGATTCGTGATAGTACATTAAATTGGGTGCAGTTTTTGTGTGTGAAAGTAGTGAAATGTGGTAAAGTGCCTAGACATGTAGCATTTATTATGGACGGCAATAGACGTTAtgctaaaaaaaataaagttcagaAAGCTGAGGGTCATTCTCAAGG GTTTGACAAATTAGCAGAGACCTTGCAATGGTGCTTGGATCTAGGGATTCCTGAAGTTACAGTGTATGCTTTCAGTATAGAAAACTTCAAACGTAGCCAAGAAGAGGTGGATGGTCTTATGGAACTTGCCAGACAGAAATTTCAAAGATTACTTGATGAGAA GGATAAATTGATGGAGAATGGTGTGTGCATCCGAGTAATAGGAAATCTGTCACTTCTACCATACGATGTGCAGAAGCTTATTGCAGAAGCCATGATTCTAACCAAGGAAAATAACAAAGCATTTCTTAATGTAGCATTTGCTTACACAG CTCGGGAAGAGATAGCGCAAGCAGTTCGAACCGTGGTGTCTGGTGTGGAGCGAGGTGTCCTGCAACTCTCTGATGTCTCCCAACAGTTGCTCTCTAACTGCTTGTACACCAGTACAAGTCCTGACCCAGACCTGTTGATAAGAACGTCGGGAGAGGTCAGACTCAGCGACTTCTTGTTGTGGCAG GTGTCGTGCAGCTGTTTGTACTTCACGGATGTGCTGTGGCCAGAGTTCAGCGTGTGGCACCTTCTGGCAGCTGTGATCAAGTACCAGAGGAGCTACGCCCAGCTTGCAGCTGTACAGCATGCAGAGAATGTGGCGGGTGGTGCCCTCACTGAACACGCAGGCCTGTTCCACAAGCAGCTGGTCGCTGGACGACTGGCCAGTCTCGAAGAGGCGTGCCGTGCGGCAGCCTGA